The Xenopus laevis strain J_2021 chromosome 4L, Xenopus_laevis_v10.1, whole genome shotgun sequence genomic sequence TGTCAGTAGCCTGGAACGTGGTTGGTATCATCTGACAAGAGCTGTCCCAAGCGATTTACATTCAAGTCTATGGATTGTTGCTTTGGAGCTTTGGCGCTTACAGTGCCCAAAGTTTCCATTCTCCTTAAAGTAAACATCCAACCAAAGTTACGGGAACActcatttttaatatacaaatatcCCTCTGTAAAGGAGAACGGAAGCTTCAAGTTGTAGTGGTTGGGCAGCTGTACTGTTCCACAATGGGGTTTTGCTTAAAAAATGCCCAATGGTTCCTTGCAATTCACTTTTAGGCCCATGACACGTTGGCTTCTTTGCCATATACCTTGGCCTTCAGTCAGGCTCTCAGGGTTTCAAAAATGTTAGCCATTTATCTGAAGATAAAACACCTTGAAGAAGTGCAGAGGGGAAAGACATTTTCCTGTAGAATGCAAAGGATTCCTTAATATAAAAGAAACTCCACCAGcaaaaaaaagtaagaatatCCATGGCAAATCTTGGATTCACTGGATCTCAGTATGTTTTTCTCTAAAGAGGTCAAATAACAGAGCAAAATATAGGCATTTTTTCGCAAGACACAACAGTTGCTTAACTGACCAGTGATACCATTGTTTTGCCCATTGGTCTAATGGCTATGGTTCGCTTTCAAGCATCAACATTTTGTATAGAGCAGCAGATGTCAAACTTATTTTATTCAAGCTCACCTTGAAGATCCAACCTTTAGCCAAGCTACTCCCCATGGTGCAACCTTTGCTCAGGGTCCCTCTTAGCTCTAGCAATGGTTACAGATATACAACACATGAACATATTGGCGTATCAGTCAttatttcaagaatatctagggcaacaaatacatattcaccccaaatttcacccaaaCTGACCTTCAATCTGGGCTTTcagtgtatctaggagagcaaattggCCTTCAAGCTGAGGAGCCCCTGCCACTGCCCCATGTCACCCCCACATTTTGGAACCACTGGTATATGTATTTCTGGGACTCATGGGAGCCAAACTAATCACAAATAATAATCTTTATTCATTTGACCCTTTCCCAAACCAATAGTCCCACTCAGTGCCAAGTCAAGTCCAATAGTCGACCAGGGCAAGATTGACTCTTATTGCCAGTTACTTAATATACTGttcaaaaaaaacaacacttccCTGATAACTTTACATTTTGCAATAGATTTTCCAGGACGAGTGTTATAAATGAGTTTATATAGTGATGTTCATAGGATTGGGTGGTGTCCAGGCTGTACCATTGAGGTGTCCCTTTCTACTGAAAACCCCCGAAACCACTGTCTTTACATTCATCACTTAAAGGGTTGTTACGGGATCTTACTCTTTTAAAGTTTTACCACTGTTATGTCACAATAATCCACGTGTGACTTCAGTAAAGACAAGAGCACCAATAATGACAGTCGAATCACCAGAACGACCTTCTGGATTTACCTTGTACATGTGAGTGTTAATTCAGTGCATAAGACCATATAGTGCTAATAGACCAGACCGCAGTCTTTTTACAGGGGGAAACTGTTGTTCCAGTGGAAAGATTGCGGTTTGTCAGTTGTTGCTTTGTTGTCAGTTACAGTGTGGTCAGTGAACGTGTGGCTGATGTCCATTGTTGGGCACTCCATGAAGTTCTGACATTGCTACATCATCTCATTGAGCTTGGTCCATTCGTAGATGTCCTGTTCGCACACAATGTCCGAGTTAATGAGCAGATAGCGGTCACCCACACAAAAGTGCTTCTGGCAGGCGGCACACTTGAAGCACTCCAGGTGGTACACTTTGTCCTTCACCCTCATGGTCATCTCGTAGGCTCGGATCCGCTTATCGCAAGAGGCACACAGTCCGTCCTGGCCGAACAGCCTGTAAACCAGAACCACACAACAAGATTTCATGAAAGAGCCACTAGCTTTTGTGTTATTCTTGCAATAAATTGTTGGTTATTTATTGCTTTGTATACGATGAAGGAGCAATTGCACCAAGACCAACTGTATATCTAATATTATCGAGGTTATCTAGTAACAATTGTTACATTTTGCCAGGTTGTGTGTCACACAATCAACCGCAATCAGTATTTGTATTTAGTGAACTGCCCATGGGCTTGAAGTGGTCATACAACAGATTTTATGACAAATATCCTGACAAGGGCTTCACTTACTTCTTAACATGTTATCAACATCATTTAATCTGGTTCCTaaacacagggtcagactggcccactgggataccggggaaaatcctggtgggcctcTCTGGCCCAAGCTCgacagccacattcattttttatgcctgttctcagggtcggactgggctggcaggacaccgccCCTTCCAGCCCAAACCCGTTCCCCCAATCTGCTGGGCCCCAAAAGAAAACAACATGCAACACCAGCGTTTGCACATGTGCACCTCACTCCAGCATTCGCGCATGCGTGTGGGGCCCCGGGAGTTTGGAACCAGGTATGCCCCCAATGTTCAAGTCCGACCCAACCTGTGCTAATGTTTAATGGCAGGGATGGGTGGGTCGTGCTGGAATGTAAAATTTGCAGCCTGGCAATTTTCTTTTGGAGTTGGGTAGAGGGTGGCTAGGGGGTAGGGAAGTAACTACAGAGGCAGCAGACCCTATGGCTGTAGGgagcccaagaggtatagggggccccacaaggccctaattaatgaacaacaGAAGAGAAGCAAATAAACATCCATAGAGTATGGGGGCTGCCCATCTCTGTAaccagcaaataatttttcaggtccccaaaatgccTAGAGATTTTTTGAcccattttaccaatatttatttaaattctatatGAATTTGGGACCCTATACCGCCTGGGGCCAcggcagctgcagggtctgcttcctctgtaattacaaCCCTGTTGCTAACTGTAGGCTAATACAGTCTATCTGATTGGACATACCTGAGGTAGTCCCTTCGGCACAGTTTGCGCCCCAACTTGTAGTAAAGTCTCCTCCCAACCTCGCCCAGCCTGCACCCACACAGGTCACAGCTCAGGCAGTCTTCATGCCAGTATTGATCAATGGCCTTCAAGAAATAGCGATCCCCGATGCTTTGCTGGCAGCCCCCACATGTCAGCAGTGAGGGGGGGATCTGCAGAACTTCATCCACTGGCTCACTAGAGGGAACAGAGAGTAACAAGTGGTTAGTTCTGACTCTTCTGAGTATGGCCTGCTCTTACTGACACATGTTATTTCTTTATGATTAGTCATGGGCAATGGCACAGCAGTGGCACGACATTTatggctttagcacacgggcagattcagagaaatttagtcgcctggcgactaatcgcctcttctgcggggcaacaatctccccaaactgctaccgcctgttaaaatgaaaaaattgcctgtggcaatgcactcgcggcgcttcgatttccaaagtagctcgaagtttcctcatgatgcaacttcggaaatcgaattgccgcgagtgcattggcgctggcgttttctcattatagcaggtggaaggcagttcggggagattgtcgccccgcagaagaggcgattagttgccaggcgactaaatctccccaaatctgcccgtgcgCTAGCTCCCTTAGATCTATGAGGAATTTGTCAAGCCCCTAAATATGCTGGAGAAGCAGCCAGTGCAGGCACCACAGGCACTATTTGCATCTTTCAGAACTGATAGTGCAATACAAGCAGAGATAAGGATGAAACGCTTCCTCTGTCACCCAGATAGAAAGAGGAAAAGCTACTTATGTTAATCAGTCTTCTGCATTTGCTAATACCACCCAGTCAGAGATGAGGCCAAAGCTGCACCCCCCACCCCGATTCAGGTTTGGATATGGAATGAGAGACAAGATATTTTAGGGCACAGActcacgctcagattcagggagataagtcaccggtgacaaatctcctcttctttgactaatctccccaaactgccttcccgtcggctagaatgtaaatcgccgtcggatttggccgaacccccgaatcctttgcgaaagattcggccgaataccgaactgaatccgaaccctaatttgcatatgcaaattatggatgggaagggaaaaacattttctacctccttgttttctgacaaaaagtcacgtaatttccctccccgcccataatttgcatatgcaaattaggattcggattgggttcggctgggcagaaggattcgactgaatccgaatcctgctgaaaaaggccgaatcctggccgaatcccgaaccgaatcctggattcagtacatccctaattttttttcatttttctagtttgagttatttgcatttttcttctgactctttccagctttcaaatggggatcactgaccctatctaaaaaaacaaatgctctgcaaggctacaaagtgattgttattgatactttttattactcatctttctattcaggcctctcctattcatattccagactcttattcaaatcaatgcatggttgcttgtaatttggaccctagcaaccaaatggctgaaattgcaaactgtagagctgctggatcataagctaaataactcaaaaagcacaaataataaaaaatgaaatccaattgcaaattgtctcaaaatatcactctctgtatcataataaaagttaatttaaagctgaacaaccccttaaaatgaGTTGGTTGTGCTCTCCCCAAGCCCATTCCACTTGATGCagttctctctctgttctcccaTATCCCGCAGTAGCTTCCCCTTTATATTGAACTATACTGAGCAACTGATGTGCTTTGGATTCTTCCCCAGGTGGATGCAGAACAAGGTGGTGGAGCAAAGTTAGTGCCTCACCCCACAAATGTTGAATCTTCATGAGCCTCAATCATCCACACCCAACTCCTCCTCAGCCCCATGGCTTCTTCCCTTCTCTGCTTCCACCACCACAATTTTgggggaaagtgtatgtgtatagtaaggcaagatgatgttagtgtactgtatatagtaacaCTGGAGAATAGGAGGGTCCCTGGTAGTGCAGGTAAACTGGAAAGAAGGTAAAACTACATATAACAGGCATGACAGTCTCCTGCTAttcttcaactacaactcccagaatcctctgacTGCAACAGAATGTTGGTAGGAGTAGTTCGGTTACAGCTGCCCGGAGGACAGCCCTGAATGTCCCCCTTATTATAAGTTATAATGTGACATTATTCCTGTTAATATACGTGCATGCATTAATAATCAACATATATTAGTAATGGTGAATGGAGCTGCTATGTTTTCCTGAaaatcatctatatatatatatatatacacacacacacaatagtgTGCACTCAAAGCATAacttacattttcatatattataaataaacattataaataaacatcCCAGTAGCCAAAGTGTCATGAGAATGGGTAAAATCATAGTTTGCCTTTCACAGTGACCAACCCCTCAACCCGGCATCCCTTGTCCCAAAGCCACATGTGGTT encodes the following:
- the lmo2.L gene encoding rhombotin-2, giving the protein MSSAIERKSLDPADEPVDEVLQIPPSLLTCGGCQQSIGDRYFLKAIDQYWHEDCLSCDLCGCRLGEVGRRLYYKLGRKLCRRDYLRLFGQDGLCASCDKRIRAYEMTMRVKDKVYHLECFKCAACQKHFCVGDRYLLINSDIVCEQDIYEWTKLNEMM